In Cottoperca gobio chromosome 1, fCotGob3.1, whole genome shotgun sequence, a genomic segment contains:
- the septin9b gene encoding septin 9b isoform X4 — protein MSESAKPHHPNPQGKGEKTHGSDFSYVGIDAILEQMRRKAMKQGFELNIMVVGQSGLGKSTLMNTLFKSKVSRKSVQPNPEERIPKTIEIKSISHDIEEKGVRMKLTVIDTPGFGDQINNENCWQPIMKFINDQYEAYLQEEININRKKRIPDSRVHCCIYFIPPTGHCLRPLDVEFMRRLSKVVNIVPVIAKADTLTLEERDFFKQTIREELRANGIDVYPQKEFDEDADDRMINDKIREMIPFAVVGSDQEYQVNGKRILGRKTKWGTIEVENIAHCEFAYLRDLLIRTHMQNIKDITGSIHYETYRVRRLNESNAHFSSHPSDHPAAQPKANGQPEVQHSAPQANGVAAQHEVLSHEM, from the exons ATGTCGGAGTCTGCCAAGCCCCACCACCCCAACCCACAAGGTAAGGGGGAGAAGACCCATGGCAGCGACTTCAGCTACGTGGGCATCGATGCCATCCTGGAGCAGATGAGGAGGAAGGCCATGAAGCAGGGCTTCGAGCTCAACATCATGGTTGTGG GTCAAAGTGGCCTGGGGAAGTCCACTCTGATGAACACTCTGTTCAAATCCAAGGTGAGCCGTAAATCAGTGCAGCCGAACCCGGAGGAGAGGATCCCCAAGACCATCGAGATCAAGTCCATCAGTCACG ATATTGAGGAGAAAGGAGTGAGGATGAAGCTGACGGTAATCGACACTCCGGGCTTTGGGGATCAGATCAACAATGAAAACTG CTGGCAGCCTATTATGAAGTTCATCAATGACCAGTATGAAGCCTACCTGCAGGAGGAAATCAACATcaacaggaagaagaggatcCCAGACTCCAGGGTGCACTGTTGCATATACTTCATACCTCCCACAGGCCACTG TCTGAGGCCTCTGGATGTGGAGTTCATGAGGCGTCTCAGCAAGGTGGTCAACATTGTCCCTGTCATCGCCAAGGCCGACACACTCACCCTGGAAGAGAGGGACTTCTTTAAACAGACg ATTAGGGAAGAGCTGCGAGCCAATGGAATCGATGTTTACCCTCAGAAAGAGTTTGACGAGGATGCAGACGACAGGATGATCAATGACAAAATAAGG GAGATGATCCCTTTTGCTGTTGTGGGCAGTGACCAGGAGTACCAGGTGAACGGAAAAAGGATTCTGGGAAGGAAAACGAAATGGGGCACCATAGAGG ttgaGAATATTGCACACTGTGAGTTTGCTTACCTGCGAGACCTCCTCATCAG gacacacatgcagaacATCAAGGACATCACAGGCAGCATCCACTATGAGACGTACCGTGTCCGCCGGTTAAATGAATCCAACGCCCATTTCAGCTCGCACCCATCCGACCATCCTGCTGCTCAACCAAAGGCCAACGGTCAGCCCGAGGTGCAGCACAGCGCTCCGCAGGCCAACGGAGTAGCTGCTCAGCATGAAGTCCTGTCCCACGAGATGTAG